The region GGAAAGCATGCTGCCAGATATCTCGCAGAGTTTGAATATCGCCATAACCGACGGTTCCGAATGGCGGATATGATCCCTCGCCTTGGGTATGTTGGAGCCCACACCCCACCTATGCCTGAGCGACTGCTAAAACTGGCTGAAATTCCGTGGTAATCAGGTTGTTCTTTCATGAAAAATGCAGGCTATTATTGAATGCGGATAAAATCGTAATGGTTGTTTCTCCGGATCCGATGAGTGTCCGGGGTGCTATTGTCAACATCAAGAGAATTTACTTTGAATGCGGTGTATATCAATTTGATCTTCTATTTAACCATTGCCAGGATGAGAATGAATCATTACAGGTTATTGAAAGTCTTACATTTGAAATTGGTTACTTGCCTCATATTGAGCTAAATAACATTGGCTGGATACCTTTTGATTATAATATTATGCAATTACATAATCATGGGACTATGCGCAATTCACTCCTTCTCGATTTAATAGAATTGCATCGTTTTCCTTTGATGAAAATTATCGACAGTCTTCGGACAAAATACGGCGTTCAATTAAATACAGTGGAACAATATAGCTGCAACTATCGAACCTTATGTCATGATGACAGTTAATATCTTCATGGGAATTACACAGCATTATTTTGCATACCAATTGCAATATTCACGAGTGGGGCAAAGAAGAGATTTTATATTTTTCAGGAGTATGCTTTATGTCAACAGGCTTGACACAACTTAATGTAGATAGCAAGGATTCTGAACAATGGCCAATTTACCGTTTAGAAGGATTCGACCTTATTGTTGATTTCAACCCTATAATCGAGAACTGCTTCCGTTTACGATACCAAAAAGAACGCATTGTGGTTGAACGTAGATTAGACAGTGAACAGTGGATAGCTGAATCAGATTCTTTTATTCGAATTCCAATACCAAGTCACAAGGAAATTTTCGACTCTCCTGATCATGCTGTCCTCAGATTTTTTCAGCTTTGCGTTAAATGGAAAACAGGTGTCTTTTCAGGAACCATTAAGCCACCATTTGAAGATGATATCATTTTCCTCTCGAACCTGATAAGGCTCGGTGGTTCTGGTGTGATTGATCTCTATAGATCAACACCAGTCTTGTTATGGCTTCTCGTTGATACAACGCCTGATTTAGATGGCCGCCTAAGATATTTTGTTAATAAAAAAAGGATACACATTCTTGATAGAATCCGTGGTACAGCTATTGGTACATCAACACAAAATATGGTAAAGTTCATAGGAAAAATAGTCCCAGACCGATTAAATAGTGAAGAATTAAAGTTATTATATAGTGTTGCAAGAGGTTCTCAATTTCCTAAATTGGTGAAGCAATTAGAATTTGCAAATAAAGTTCATATTTCTTGGCTTGATTGGCAAAAGACATTCTGGAGGCGGGATAATTATCTACATCTTTTACCTTATCCATTCTCGACCAGAATTCCGAATAAGAAAAGGTTTCTATCTTTCGATAGATTCGTTAATGATACAATGGAGTTAGCCAAATTTTTACCTGATTACCCCTGAAATTCAGCCACAGTTATGGTAGCATGTGATTGTCTTCATGTTATTGAAAGTGCGGAGGGGATGATGGCCAAAAACAAGGTGCAATTTCAGAAGGGATTGAGCATAAGTGATTTTCTGTCGAGTTATGGGACAGAGGATCAGTGCCGGGTAGCAGTGTTTTCCTGGCGATGGCCCAAAGAATTCGCCTGTCCAGAGTGCGGTTGGAACCACTACTGTGAAATCAAGGGACGTAAGGTGTTGCAATGTAACCGATGCCATCATCAAACGTCGCTTATTGCGGGAACAATTTTCCAGGACACAAAGCTGGGGCTTACAAAGTGGTTTCTTGCTATTTATCTGATAACGCAGAACAAAGTTGGAATATCAAGTCTTGCTTTGGCACGGCAATTGGGAGTATCCCAGAATACCAGTTGGCGGGTGAAACACAAATTAATGCAAGTCATGTTGGAACGTGACAATGGGAAACAACTCAAAAACCGCATTGAAATTGACGACGCCTATCTTGGAGGAGAACGCCATGGAGGCAAGAGGGGGCGGGGTGCTGACGGAAAAACGCCC is a window of SAR324 cluster bacterium DNA encoding:
- a CDS encoding IS1595 family transposase, with the protein product MAKNKVQFQKGLSISDFLSSYGTEDQCRVAVFSWRWPKEFACPECGWNHYCEIKGRKVLQCNRCHHQTSLIAGTIFQDTKLGLTKWFLAIYLITQNKVGISSLALARQLGVSQNTSWRVKHKLMQVMLERDNGKQLKNRIEIDDAYLGGERHGGKRGRGADGKTPFLAAVETTDNSEPIRIKLSVVKGFRKEIVRRWSALHLSAGCSVVSDGLLCFGAIAESGCKHQAVVVGGGAKSVSHPEFNWVNTTLGNIKGAIVGTYRAISGKHAARYLAEFEYRHNRRFRMADMIPRLGYVGAHTPPMPERLLKLAEIPW